In Flavobacterium piscisymbiosum, the sequence TTTTGCAAAATAATGCAACAGATATTACTACGGTAATTAATACAATTCCAGGAGTTTTTATGCAATCCTCTAATTTTACCACAACCCGCATTTCGATTCGTGGTATTGGCGCAAGATCTCCTTATGGAACTAATAAAATCAGGGCTTTTTATGGCAGTATTCCGCTGACTTCCGGGAACAGCGAAACGGTTATTGACGATATCGATCTGGAAAATATTGGGCAACTTGAAGTAATCAAAGGGCCGCTTTCGAGTATTTACGGCGCAGGTTTGGGCGGTGCGATTTTAATTTCACCTCAACTTTCTAAAACCAATGGAGAAAATGCCAGCGTAAGCAGCGTTTTCGGTTCGTTTGGATTACTTAAAAACAGTTTGAATTATAGTTTGAATGAAAAAAGTGCTAGTCTGAATATCAGTTACCATAATCTTAAAACCGATGGATGGAGAGAAAACAGTTCATATAAAAGGGAAGGAATCACACTTGCCGGTGAATTATTCAAAAAGAAAAACAACAAACTGACTTATTTTACAAATTATACCTATTTGAAAGCCTATATTCCAAGTTCGATTACTAAGGAAGTTTTTGAATCTAACCCAAAACTGGGCGCTTCGACCTGGGTGGCTTCAAAAGGGTTTAAAGAATATAAATCTACTTTGGCAGGATTGGCTTATGATTTTAAAATTAATGATCATCTGAGTAATGCTACTTCAATATTTGTAAATTATAAAGACAGTAACGAACCTCGTCCTTTTGATATTTTACGTCAATATACTTTTGGAACCGGAGGGAGAACGCAATTTTCAGGAGATTTTAAAATAGGAAAAACAGAAAATCAATTTATTGCTGGAATTGAATATTTTACAGATAACTATAACGGAAATACTTTTAAAAACCTCTACAAAACCAACAACGGCCAGGGAAGTTTACAAGGAAATCAACTTACTGAAACCGATCAGAAAAGACATTTTTATAATATCTTTTCGCAAATCAGAACGTTACTTTCTGATCAATTCGAAATTCAGGCAGGGTTAAATTATAATGAAACTCATTTTGAGCTAACGAATTTTCTGCCGAATAAGACCTCAACTGAAAAATACAGTTATGATGGAATATTTTCTCCTCAATTGTCTTTTTTATACAAACCTAATTCCGAAAGAACTTTATACTTTTCGGCAAGTCGCGGATTTTCATTGCCTGCGACCGAAGAAACACTTACAAGTTCCGGCAACATCAATCCTGATATAAAACCTGAAAGCGGTTATAATTTTGAAGCTGGTGGAAAATTTTATTTCTTTAATAAAAATCTTTATACTGAATTTGCGGTTTACCGAATGGAAATAAAAGATTTATTGGTGGCGAAACGAATTGGCGATGATCAATATGAAGGTGTAAATGCCGGAAAAACATTTCATGAAGGAATCGAAGTTTTAGCAAAACACAACTGGACGATTAATCGTTTTTTTACTTTGAATTCTTTTATTGCAGCTTCGTTAGGAAAGTATGAGTTTAAAGATTTTGTCGATAACGGAAACGATTATTCCGGAAATAAATTAACCGGAGTTGCAGCAAATAAAGTTAATGCTGGATTAATTTTAAATACTTCTTTAGGAATTTATTTTTCTGCCGATTTTCAGTTTACGGATAAAATTCCTCTGAATGATGCTAATTCTGCTTATTCAGATTCTTACAATATCGTCAATTTAAAAACAGGTTATCGTTTTGAAATTCTTCCTAACTTAAATACCAATTTAGCTTTTGGTATTAATAACGTTACGGATGAAAAATATGCTTCAATGATTTTGCCCAACGCCGTTGCTGTCGGAAACGCAAGTCCACGATATTATTATCCGGGACTTCCTGTAAATTATTACGGAACTATTTCACTAAATTACCTATTTTAGATGTGTCCTAAATCGAAAAATATGTCATCTGAATTGCAAGCAAAACTAGACTATGTAAATGCTTACAGAGAAAACCGACTCATGGCGGCTCAGTATGTTTTAGAAAATCATCATTTATTTGAAGAATTGGTTTCGATTTGTTTTTCGCCAGAAGACAAAAACAATCATAAAGCCTGTTGGATTTTAGAATTTGTATCCTACGAAGAATTAATCTGGCTGCAGCCTCATCTTGATTTTTTATGTTCTAATTTGAAAATTTTAAAGGATGAAAGTTCCATAAGGCCAATTGCAAAAGTGGTTCAGCTTTTGGTAAAATCACATTATAAGAAAAACGATGACAGTATTTTACTTTCTGAAGAAAACCTTCAGGATTGTATAGAAGCTTCTTTTGACTGGCTGATCAATGATGTAAAAGTGGCAACAAAAGCCTATTCTATCAGAACCTTATATATTTTGGGAAATCACTACGACTGGATTCATCCTGAATTGCAAATTATCCTGAACAAAGATTATGGAGATCATTCGGCAGCTTATAAAGCTGTTGCCAAAGAAGTTTTGAAGAAGATAAAATAATTTAATAAACTGTTATAGAATCAAAAGAGGGCATCTACTTACAGATGCCCTCTTTTTTCCTACTCAAAAAATAAAAATAACACAGTTAGATTATTGTTTTTTTATCGTTTTAAAACTTAAATCGAAGGTAAAATTCGTTTGAGTTTTTAGCACTTGCCATTACGTTCCCTGTACTTACTTCATAGGCATAACCAAGTGTCATACGATCACTAATATTAAAGCCCAATATTCCTGCATAAGCATTGTCTACCCTGTAGCTTGCTCCTATTTCTAAAAATTTCTCGATTTGCAACATCAAATTAAGATCTACTGAAAGAGGCGACCCATTCACATAACGCATCATAAATGACGGTTTTAAGATTAAGGCTGTTGCGGTTTCCAAATCAAAATCATAACCACTGCTTAAATAAACATGCGCTCTGTCTGTCGCAACTGCGGTATAACCATCTTTATTTCTTGCTCGCTCAGTATTTAATATTCTTGGAACAGAAAGGGACACGTAAAATTTATCATTTTTTAATAATGCTCCAACACCTACATTTGGATTAAACTGATTGATAGTTGCCAAAGCAGGATCTGACTGTGGTACATAGGTTTCAAGACCTGACGTATTAACATTATAAAAATTTCCTCCGGCTTTTACTCCTAAATACAAATCTGTAAGGGCTCCCACCTGAATTTTATACGACACATCAAGACCTAATTGTGTTTGTTTTTCGATAAAAGTTTTATCGTAAACCATAGAAATACCAATTCCAAGGTTACTTCCTACTGATGTTCCAAAAGAAACCGCTTGTGTTTGCGGTGCATCTTTAATCCCTGTCCATTGCTGGCGAATAGTAGTTGCTAAAACAGTTTCTCCATCAACACCTGCATAAGCCGGATTTACCAGATTCATGTGATAACGATAAGTTGTAAATAGACTTTCTTGTTGAGCAAAAAGCATACTACTAAAAAGTAGTAATGCTCCCGCCAATATATTTTTAATTATTTTCATTTCTAAAATTTTATTTTTTCAATTACCTGTTAATGTATATCCAACCTTCTCTGTCTGTTTTGCCATCTCCATCTAAATCAATTTGATAGTAATAAGAACTTGACTCAGGTAATGAACTTGAATTTCCTTTGTAATATCCGTCCCAGTCATTTTGATAATTTCTGGCAACAAACACTTCTGTTCCCCATCGATTGAAAACACGTACGGTTGAAGCAGGATAATATTCAATATTAGAAACAACCCATGTATCATTGATACCATCTCCGTTTGGAGTAAAGGCTTCAGAAATATTTACCTGATCTTTATCGCAAGCATCTCCAATACCATTATTGTTACGATCTTCCTGATATGGATTAAAGGTAATTGGGCAATTATCTGATGAATCTAAAATTCCATCATTGTCATCATCGTTATCACAATTATCCGGAATTCCGTCTTTATCATTATCTCCAAATGTGTTTACAATAGTAACTTTTGCAGTGGCTGTAGCAGTATTACCTGCCTTATCTTTTACCGTTAAAATCACTGTATTTACACCCACTTTTGTACAATCGAAAGAAATCCTATCAAGACTTACTGTAGCAATACCACAGTTATCAGAACTTCCGTTATTGATTTGCGCTGCTGTTATAAATGCATTTCCTGCATCATCAAGTTGCACAGTCAAATCTTTTGTTTTAGCTATTGGCACAATATTATCCTGAACAGTAACAATTGCGATTTCTTTAGCAACATTACCGTTAATATCAGTTACTGTAAGCGTTACTTCATTCTCTCCAATATTATTACAGCTAAAAATATCGGGACTAACTGTAATTGAAGCTATACCACAAGTATCAGCACTTCCATTATCGATTTCTGTTGCTGTAATTGAAGCATTTCCGGAAGCATTAAGCTGAACTGTTACATCTTTCGTAAGAACTGTTGGCAAAGTATTGTCTGTTACTTTTACAGTTTGAGTTATTGCAACTGCATCATTCCCGTTAACGTCTTTTACATTCCATTTGATTGTCGTTGTTCCTACAGGATAAATATCTGTAAGTAATTTGGCATCACTTCGTACTCCTGTTGGGCTTCCAACTGAACAATTGTCTGTGGCTGTTGCCGAAACTATTACAGTTGCTCCACAAAGATTGGCATCAACATTTACATTTTTATTCCCGTTTGAAACAATTACCGGAACCTGATTGTCTTTTACGATTATCGTTTGGATTACTTCAACAGCATCATTCCCGTTAACGTCTTTTACATTCCATTTGATTGTTGTTGTTCCTACAGGATAAATATCTGTAAGTAATTTGGCATCACTTCTTACTCCTGTTGGGGTTACAACTGTACAATTATCTGTGGCTGTTGCTGAAACAATTACAGCTGCGCCGCAAACATTTGTATCGGAATTTACATTTTTATCTCCGTTTGAAACAATTACCGGAATTTGACTGTCTGTTACTATGATCTTTTGAATTTCTTCAACTGCATCATTTCCATTGACATCTTTTACATTCCAGGCGATTGTTGTTGTTCCTACAGGATAAGCATCAGTAAGTAATTTGGCATCACTTCGTACTCCAGTTGGCGTTCCAACAGAACAATTATCTGTAGCTGATGCAGAAACCGTTACGTTGGCACCGCAAGTATTTATATCAAGATTTGCAGTTTGATCACCATTTGAAACAATAACCGGAATTTGATTATCTGTTACTATGATCTTTTGAATTTCTTCAACTGCATCATTTCCATTAACATCTTTTACATTCCAGGCGATTGTTGTTGTTCCCAAAGGATAAACATCCGTAAGTAATTTGGCATCACTTCGCACTCCTGTTGGCGTTCCTGCAGTACAATTATCTGTAGCTGATGCTGAAACTGTTACAATAGCTCCGCAAGTATTTGCATCAACATTTACAGTTTGATCACCATTTGAAACAATAACCGGAATTTGATTGTCTGTTACTATGATCTTTTGAATTTCTTCAACTGCATCATTTCCGTTAACATCTTTTACATTCCACGCGATTGTTGTTGTTCCCAAAGGATAAACATCAGTAAGTAATTTGGCATCACTTCGCACTCCTGTTGGCGTTCCTGCAGTACAATTATCTGTAGCTGATGCTGAAACTGTTACTTTTGCACCACAAACATCTGTATCAACATTTACATTTTGATCACCATTTGAAACAATGACCGGAATTTGATTGTCTGTTACTATGATCTTTTGAATTTCTTCAACGGCATCATTTCCATTAACATCTTTTACATTCCAGGCGATTGTTGTTGTTCCCACAGGATAAGCATCAGTAAGTAATTTGGCATCACTTCGCACTCCAGTTGGCGTTCCAACGGTACAATTATCTGTAGCTGATGATGAAACTGTTACAATAGCTCCGCAAGTATTTGCATCAACATTTACAGTTTGATCACCATTTGAAACAATTACCGGAATTTGATTGTCTGTTACTAGTATCGTTTGGATTACTTCAACAGCATCATTTCCGTTAACATCTTTTACATTCCAGGCGATTGTTGTTGTTCCTACAGGATAAACATCAGTAAGTAATTTGGTATCACTTCGCACTCCCGTTGGGGTTCCAACTGTACAATTATCTGTAGCTGATGCTGAAACTGTTACAATAGCTCCGCAAGTATTTGCATCGACATTTACAGTTTGATCACCATTTGAAACAATAACCGGAATTTGATTGTCTGTTACTAGTATCGTTTGGATTTCTTCAACTGCATCATTTCCGTTAACATCTTTTACATTCCAGGCGATTGTTGTTGTTCCCAAAGGATAAACATCCGTAAGTAATTTGGCATCACTTCGCACTCCCGTTGGCGTTCCAACAGTACAATTATCTGTAGCTGATGCTGAAACTGTTACATTTGCACCACAAACATCTGTATCAACATTAACGGTTTGATTTCCGTTTGAAGCAATTACAGGAATTTCAATATCTTCAACAGTTATTGTCGCATTTACAGTTGA encodes:
- a CDS encoding PorP/SprF family type IX secretion system membrane protein — encoded protein: MKIIKNILAGALLLFSSMLFAQQESLFTTYRYHMNLVNPAYAGVDGETVLATTIRQQWTGIKDAPQTQAVSFGTSVGSNLGIGISMVYDKTFIEKQTQLGLDVSYKIQVGALTDLYLGVKAGGNFYNVNTSGLETYVPQSDPALATINQFNPNVGVGALLKNDKFYVSLSVPRILNTERARNKDGYTAVATDRAHVYLSSGYDFDLETATALILKPSFMMRYVNGSPLSVDLNLMLQIEKFLEIGASYRVDNAYAGILGFNISDRMTLGYAYEVSTGNVMASAKNSNEFYLRFKF
- a CDS encoding TonB-dependent receptor → MILKKYCFLLFVFCIFHNSKAQEKESKTIDSLKTQKLDEVVISSLHVNNRLQNTPAAIGILSKKDLLQNNATDITTVINTIPGVFMQSSNFTTTRISIRGIGARSPYGTNKIRAFYGSIPLTSGNSETVIDDIDLENIGQLEVIKGPLSSIYGAGLGGAILISPQLSKTNGENASVSSVFGSFGLLKNSLNYSLNEKSASLNISYHNLKTDGWRENSSYKREGITLAGELFKKKNNKLTYFTNYTYLKAYIPSSITKEVFESNPKLGASTWVASKGFKEYKSTLAGLAYDFKINDHLSNATSIFVNYKDSNEPRPFDILRQYTFGTGGRTQFSGDFKIGKTENQFIAGIEYFTDNYNGNTFKNLYKTNNGQGSLQGNQLTETDQKRHFYNIFSQIRTLLSDQFEIQAGLNYNETHFELTNFLPNKTSTEKYSYDGIFSPQLSFLYKPNSERTLYFSASRGFSLPATEETLTSSGNINPDIKPESGYNFEAGGKFYFFNKNLYTEFAVYRMEIKDLLVAKRIGDDQYEGVNAGKTFHEGIEVLAKHNWTINRFFTLNSFIAASLGKYEFKDFVDNGNDYSGNKLTGVAANKVNAGLILNTSLGIYFSADFQFTDKIPLNDANSAYSDSYNIVNLKTGYRFEILPNLNTNLAFGINNVTDEKYASMILPNAVAVGNASPRYYYPGLPVNYYGTISLNYLF
- a CDS encoding gliding motility-associated C-terminal domain-containing protein, which encodes MKKKILLIIIITILQTYTSFAQTQVYRLGLSDLVTPQTCGGTIRYTYSNMDMGFQWTSVGAATPTSVTVQLNYAVNCSSINGNSTVRLNNLNQPLQPTPGPYYCSCTPGGPAPTTWTLNLADYNVGGLNTVLFNSGNNTQGLDVIPGNPGIYAIVTVNYATSGPEINIKGGNTSILNGDASPIASDDTDFGTLAGGVALDHTFTIQNQGTTNALTLTGTPIVNISGSSAFSVQTQPGSNTIAGFGSQTFDVRFNPTCTQTGLQTAVVSIASDDTDENPYTFTVQGTAGVDNTKPVAIAQNLTVQLDAAGSVTVNATQINNGSTDNCGISGYMLGSGSTGTACDMVNEGSNLTLTATPSSVFTKVNFASYGTPFGSCGNYTLGFCNSFYSVTNVESLLLGQSTATIPATNSTFPDPCGGTPKRLAVQASYGPVPGSETSSITYSCADIGTHDVTLFVTDNNGNVSTVNATITVEDIEIPVIASNGNQTVNVDTDVCGANVTVSASATDNCTVGTPTGVRSDAKLLTDVYPLGTTTIAWNVKDVNGNDAVEEIQTILVTDNQIPVIVSNGDQTVNVDANTCGAIVTVSASATDNCTVGTPTGVRSDTKLLTDVYPVGTTTIAWNVKDVNGNDAVEVIQTILVTDNQIPVIVSNGDQTVNVDANTCGAIVTVSSSATDNCTVGTPTGVRSDAKLLTDAYPVGTTTIAWNVKDVNGNDAVEEIQKIIVTDNQIPVIVSNGDQNVNVDTDVCGAKVTVSASATDNCTAGTPTGVRSDAKLLTDVYPLGTTTIAWNVKDVNGNDAVEEIQKIIVTDNQIPVIVSNGDQTVNVDANTCGAIVTVSASATDNCTAGTPTGVRSDAKLLTDVYPLGTTTIAWNVKDVNGNDAVEEIQKIIVTDNQIPVIVSNGDQTANLDINTCGANVTVSASATDNCSVGTPTGVRSDAKLLTDAYPVGTTTIAWNVKDVNGNDAVEEIQKIIVTDSQIPVIVSNGDKNVNSDTNVCGAAVIVSATATDNCTVVTPTGVRSDAKLLTDIYPVGTTTIKWNVKDVNGNDAVEVIQTIIVKDNQVPVIVSNGNKNVNVDANLCGATVIVSATATDNCSVGSPTGVRSDAKLLTDIYPVGTTTIKWNVKDVNGNDAVAITQTVKVTDNTLPTVLTKDVTVQLNASGNASITATEIDNGSADTCGIASITVSPDIFSCNNIGENEVTLTVTDINGNVAKEIAIVTVQDNIVPIAKTKDLTVQLDDAGNAFITAAQINNGSSDNCGIATVSLDRISFDCTKVGVNTVILTVKDKAGNTATATAKVTIVNTFGDNDKDGIPDNCDNDDDNDGILDSSDNCPITFNPYQEDRNNNGIGDACDKDQVNISEAFTPNGDGINDTWVVSNIEYYPASTVRVFNRWGTEVFVARNYQNDWDGYYKGNSSSLPESSSYYYQIDLDGDGKTDREGWIYINR